The segment ACCATAAATAGCTCccaaattcatttattttctagAATTGTTCCGAATTAGGATTCGGAACGATAATTGGACCTGGTTTGGGTATGTTTCCGATATAATTCCAGTTCCAGTCGACAAACCATACCCGGTAGAAAATGTGCAGCATAGGAATTAGCGTAGGAAAGAGAGTAGGAATTCAACGTAGGAATTAGCGTAGGAATTTGCGTAGAAATTGGCGTAGGAAAAAGCCTGGGGAATTTAGTAGAATTTTTATAGTGATTATTcatatgtttattattttatattgatTTGTACTCattgaaaaacatatttttatgaaaaatttcTGCTTTTCTAttcatatttaataaaaataatcagaatcaTCCGTGAAGTACATAATTACGAATGCAATTAATATGGTgcagcattgaaaaaaaatggttgtcgtatgtttcaaaatattttttaaaaaatgtaaatgaaactTTAAAATGTCCATTTCCTTAACAGAGTAAGGTAATGGTTAGAActtcgccgcatgcgattttgccgcatgcggcaagaaaagagttttctcaattttctagcTTTTCAAGGTATTataatgatattttgttgtttctttataaagataatcattcattgatatgattttaagcatttgacatctgaaataaaatcgcatgcggcgatgcggcaaaatcaaatgattttgattttgccgcatcgccgcatgcgGCTGATTCGCAAGTGCTGTCATTaacgtcaaatcccatacaaaagcttgcggcaaaatcgcatgcggcgaagTTCTGACCGCTGCCTAAATAAGACTAGTGCCTTTATCTTGAGACCAACCcatataaccaagataccgaaaacgccaccaatttcttgtactaaaaatccagttccatcaaacaaagctaaaaaactatcagtttggtgggttaagccacacggccacagaagcagccacttcaatgttgttgaagttagttttttatgcacgggcaatttatttgctcaacatgtttcacctgtaataaaatgttatttaattgtgcaaaggaagcaattaaacgtgtgtgtttaagttggtttgttgtaaaatattcatgtgtaatatgtgtatatgtgtgtttgtttacttgcgaATGATCTCTCCATTTCGCTGGTCAGTGCATAGTTTATAGACTAATAATATTGCTGAAGTTGAAGTGCagtgatgtaagtgaatgaatGTAATCAATCGAAGAGCTAAAATCCTGTTCAGCATATTGACCTTAGCCAACCCTTGACCAAACTTTTCCTCaaagcatttttggaaaaggtgggttaagggtgggcaggataaatacatcggatcggaactggcagctccgattgttctaaaatttggtgggttaacgactgaatcgaccaccacaaatccacgtgggtttgaagtggttttacagtgggttaaggacgatttggttatttgggtttgcacggataatggttcaagaaatgtcaaacgcatataaaacatatgaaattcactagttttattattaattcacctagaatcaatcgattaatcgttagtagaatattattttaatcaataactgtaggtTTACCAACtcttcatgaacaaaaatgaatttcgaaaatacccctagacactacagagctgcacaagaaactggttacccaattgattatcgctgcaaactttcgccgtacgtaagaacagctgtcagatatatgcgcacggttaagccgcccgccggttaatccgtccccggataatcgacgttctactgtatctgtttaaaaatgaaaatcgtACCCGCGGGTATGAATCCGGCCGTAGAGTTGAAGCTTAATAATTCCAAATCTAATCGAACATGTTctccatttccttccttttggcTACTCTTTCCCATTTGAAATTAACTTTCAACGGTCAACTCATCGAAGATCACGTGGTGTTTTTTTGACGAAGGGCAAACTGTTGTGAATTCCAATCCCCCGCTATTGACGAAAAATTTATTTAGCGAGATGTAAAACTATCCTAACCTTGCCATAAGATGCCGCAAAACAGTCGACTGAAACACACACGACAACGGTTACACGGCATGACGGATGTCTGTTCCGTGAACGGGGGCCGTACTTCGACAAAACTGTCAAACCATCTGACAGCTGTggcgtgttgtgttgtgtggcaGTGGCCAACAGtgtaagcaaaaaaacaacagaactACCCGATCGAGATCGCAACAGGCGCGGGCGGGAGAACGACTGTACGAAGTGGAGCTGTTGTTTAATAGTTAAAACGTGATTTTTGCTTGAACCACCAAGGTAGGTACCTGgccgtgtttgtttttcttttgcaaccTGTGTCTACATTTGCATGCGCgcttgtgcgtgcgtgcgtgtgcgtctTTGTCCGATTGACTGAGTAATGCCACCTCCTCCCACGGCGGGGGATCCACTTGCACACTTGCTTCCAGCATCACACAGCCCAAACGGCCAAAGGATGTCGAGCAGCGCCGACAAGCAACAGTTCTGGGGAAATCCGGGCAGCCAGCCGCAGGACATGTACGACGGCTTCAGCGACAAAGCGCAGGTGCTCGACTTTCAAACGTTCAACCCGAACGACACCGTGTACTGGAACGATCCGTCCCAGCCGGTGGACGGGGCGTACAGCAATCAACCGGCCGCGCCGGACGGCATGTCCCGCTCGGACCCGTACGGGATGATGCAGCAGCAACCCCACTACGGCCAGGGCCCGGCCATCTTCACACCGGCGTACGGGGACGATGGCGTCGGGGTTGGCGGACCGGCCGGCCCGGGGATGGGCCTCGAGGCGACCGAGTTCGACGAGCCGCCGCTGCTGGATGAGCTGGAAATCTATCCACGGCGCATCATGGAGAAGGCGGCCGCGGTGCTGAACCCGTTCCAGGGCGCCGGCCTGCTCGTGGATAGCCCGGTGTACCTGTTCAAGGAGACGGACCTGGCCGGACCGATCGCGTTCTGT is part of the Anopheles gambiae chromosome X, idAnoGambNW_F1_1, whole genome shotgun sequence genome and harbors:
- the LOC4576178 gene encoding protein YIPF5 homolog; translated protein: MSSSADKQQFWGNPGSQPQDMYDGFSDKAQVLDFQTFNPNDTVYWNDPSQPVDGAYSNQPAAPDGMSRSDPYGMMQQQPHYGQGPAIFTPAYGDDGVGVGGPAGPGMGLEATEFDEPPLLDELEIYPRRIMEKAAAVLNPFQGAGLLVDSPVYLFKETDLAGPIAFCLTLAACLSISDSKAQFGYIYGLSTISVLAMYCLIWLMCHAVESHVTVSGVASVLGYSMLPVVFLAIIGMFTSLNNFYGMLLAGLSILLATLYSSRMFCLMTGDPHQRYLLAYPAMLLFTIFSMLVLF